The following DNA comes from Pirellulales bacterium.
ACCACCAGCGTTTCGGTTTCGGGGCGCGGGATCAACACGTCAGGCGTCACACGGAACGAAAGCGAAAAGATTTCTCGCTTGCCGACGAGGTACGCCACCGGCATGCCTTTTGCGCGGCGGCGGACTAATTCGCGGAAGGCGGTGCGAGTTTGCTCGTCGGCGATTTCGTCAAAGGCCGTGTAGAGTTGAATTCGTTGGCAATTACGGGCCGTAGCCAACAGTACTTCGGCATCGAGGCGGGGGGAATCGGCGCCGTGCTGACGGAGATAATCGGTCGTCCAAGTGAGCAGCCGCCCGATGGTCCAGGGTTCGGATTGAGACATCGGTCGCTGCCCATCTCCGCTCCCTTACGGTCGCGGCTATCAAGTAGAAATGACGAATGACCAAATCCCAATGACCAATTATTATTTTCCGATCATTGTCATTGGCGCATGGTCATTGGTCATTTATTCGACATTCGTCATTTATTCAACCGTGCCCATTAGTTGGCGTTGTTCTTGGCGGTCGTGATCGAGTAAAGCCTGGATTACCGGATCAAGATTGCCGGCCAGAATGTTGTCGAGCTTGTAAAGCGTGAGATTGATGCGATGATCGGTGAGGCGGTTCTCGGGAAAATTATAAGTGCGAATGCGCTGGCTGCGGTCGCCGGAACCGACGAGCGTGCGGCGGTGTTCGGCACGCTTGGCGTGTTCCATTTCGCGCTGGCGTTCGTAGAGCCGGGTTTTGAGGACGCGCAGCGCCTTGGCTTTGTTTTTGTGCTGGCTTTTTTCGTCCTGGCATTGCACGACGAGGCCGGTTTCCAAATGCGTCAGCCGCACGGCCGATTGCGTTTTGTTCACATGCTGGCCGCCGGGGCCGCTGGCGCTGAATAAATCGAGCCGATAATCTTCCGGCTTGATATTGATTTCCACATCTTCCGGCTCGGGCAGCACGGCGACTGTGGCGGCCGAGGTGTGAATGCGCCCCTTGGCTTCGGTTTCCGGCACGCGCTGCACCCGGTGCCCGCCGCTTTCGTACTGCAAATGACGGAAAGCGCCGTCGCCATCGATGCCCAAGATGATTTCCTTGAAGCCGCCCAGCTCGGTCGGGTTCATATCGAGCAGTTCGACTTTCCAGCCGTGATCTTCGCAGTAATGCTTATACATGTCGTAGAGATCGCGGGCGAACAGCGCGGCTTCTTCGCCGCCGGTGCCGGCGCGGATTTCCATGACGCAGCGATTGCGGTTGGCGTCTTCGCCGCCGATGGTCATATCGAGCAGTTCGTCCCACAATTTTTCGCGCTCGGCCCGGAGGGTAGGAAGTTCCGATTCGGCCAGTTCGCGGAGATCGGCGTCGGCGCCTTTGATCATTTCGTTAGCGTCGGCGATTTGCTGATTTAGATCTTTGAAGCGGCGATATTTGGTGGCCAGGCGGTTCAGCGTGCCATGCTCGCGAGCAATGGCTCCCACGCGCGCAGAGTTGGCGAGCACTTCCGGATCGGAGAGTTGCCGTTCCAGCTCTTCAAAGCGGGCCAGTTGTTGGTCGAGTATTTCGCGCATGACTGTTTTTCACTGCAGAGACACGGAGACACAGAGAAGACACATCCAGACGGCGAATGCAAACTAATCCAGCCCAGCAGCACAATTCCTGGGCTTAACGATTGCACAGAATGGCAATTAAAGAAAGAGCGCTAAGATTCGGCGGCGGCGGGCTCGGGAGCCGGAGCTTCCTTCTTCTTTTTCTTTTGCAGGCTGGAGTAGCCGGCCGCGAACTTGCTCTTGAATTTTTCGATGCGGCCGGCCGTGTCGACGAATTTTAGCTTGCCCGTGTAAAACGGGTGGCAGACATTGCAAATATCGACCTTCATTTCCGGCACCGTGCTGCGAGTGGTGAAGGTGTTGCCGCAGCCGCACTTGACCACGGTGTTCATGTATTTCGGATGGATGCCTTTTTTCATGATCGCCCGTCCCGCATCGGTTGCTCTTGGTGGCTGCAATGCCGCAGCCAACGAACCTGATGCCTTAAGTGCAGCCTGGCGTGTACAGGTTGCAGAGTTTGAAATCGTCGAATCACAAATAATACTGCATTGTACGGGCGGCGGCAAGGGCGGCGGCGGGAAGGCGAAATGATGTGGTGCAAGAAACGGCAAAGCCGCGGTTAGCTCTTTGACGCAGCGGTGGGCTTTTCGTTAGTCTTTTCAGGCTTCCGCTGCTTTGGCAATTGTTCTTTCAGGCGTGCGGCGCGCAAGCGGTTACCGTAGCGCTGGGGCGATTTATCCGCCTCGTACAGTTGGATGGCTTCGGCCAGATTGCCCTGCAGTTCGTTGCAGCGCGCGAGGTTAAAGCGGGCGCCGTTGGACCAGGGGCCATCGGGAAAGGGATCTAACGTCATGGGCCCGAAGTATTGGGCGGCGGTCTTATAATCGCCCTGTTCAAACGACACGATGCCGAGCCAGTAGGCGGCATCGTCGCGGCGCTGTTGGATTGCGAGAGGGAACTCGGGGGATAACGCGCGACCGGGGGAAATTTCTATGTGATCGCGGACCAGGCGATTGACTTCGTCGATTTGCTCCTGCGTGGATAACGACCGAACATAGTAATATTTGGCGCCGTTTTCCATGATTTCGCTGAGTTCCCCGGCCTGCTGGTTGGCCGGGCGCTGACGATCTGAACCACCGAGCAGACCGCGCAGTTGCAACAGCCGGCCCAAGCGCAACGGAAGCACGGTGCGTTGAGGGCGCTGGGGCTCTTCAGAATCGGATTGATGTTTGGCTTGTTCCGGATCAGCCGGGATGGCAAATGGCATATATTCCAGGCGCTGTGCCAGTTGCAGCGGGGGCGGAAGCGAACGGCGCTGTTCTAGCACCTCGTACGGCTGCGGCCAAAGTTTGATTTGGTCGACGTGCTTTATGCCGCGTAGCTTCTCGGCTAAATCGGCGGGTGAAGCGCTGAGCACGAGGCGATCGTGGCCGGTCAAATGCGATTCCAACATTTTCATGCGCGGCTCCAAATAGCCGGGGGACGCTTCCAGCAGCGCGGTCACTTTTTGGAGATCGGCTGCTTTGCGCGGATAGATGCGGTCGCCGGGAATATCCATTTGCCGCAGCACGGCGTCGTCGGCTGCCGCCTGCGACAGCGTGGCCACGCCTTGGCCGCCCGGGCCGGGAATGGGAAGCCCATAGGTTGGGTCGAACAAATAGAGTTCACCTTCGCTTACCAGGGCCGTGACCCAGGGACGAAATTGATTGGGACTGCGGGGATCGGGCGTGGCGAGGAGCACGACATCGAGGCCGCGTTGCCGCGCCAGCAGCATGAACACCCAAGCGCGCTGCAGAGGCGTTCCGGCGCCGAAGTAAACGGTTTCGACCGGCAGATGCAGGGCCGGCCATTGCTGGTTGGGCGGGTCGTCAGCGAGGGGAGGCGGTTCGGATTGGATGTTCCGCACGGTCCAATCGAATAGGGCTTGGGCCACGGAGACATCGTCCAATTTATCGGGTTCAATGGAATTGGCGACATCGCGCAATAGCGCGGCTTCGCGCAGGAAGTTGCCGTCATAGGCGGGGTCAAACGGTTCATCGTTCAGATGACGGACGAAGTGGGTTTTGAGCAAATTGTCAGGAAGCGTGGCGAGTAAAGAATCTTGTGGATTGGGCGCGGAAGTTTGTTCGTTTTCGCCCGCAGGCGCTGATGCACTGTCGCTCTGTTTTGCGTTGGGTTCGGCCCCCTTGGCCAACCGCCGCCACTGATTGAAGCGTTCCACAAGCTGGGCGGCATTCTGAGCATCGTCGTCGAACTGCTCGGGCGAATTCAGCAGGCCGACGGCGCTTATCAGAAGATCGTTGCGATACTGGACTTGCCCGTTGTAGCTGGAAGTGGTGTTCGAACTGGATGGAGAACCGGAGCTCGACGGCGGAGACGCAGGGCCGCAGCCGGGAAGAAACAGGGCGCAACATGAAAGCACGGTAAAAGCCACGATGTCGCGGACGCAATGGAAGCGGCTTTGAAAGCGGATCATGGCAGTGGATGGCTCGATAAGAATGGATGGGTTCACTGCCACTGGTCGACGGTTTCGCGAATGCGCAACATGCGGTCCAGCACTGCCGCGAATTGATCGAGCGGGATCATGTTCGGCCCGTCGCTGGGAGATTGATCGGGCGCCGGATGCGTTTCGAAGAAGAGGCCATCCACACCCAAGGCCGTGGCGGCGCGGGCCAGCGGTTCGACCATGGCCCGATTGCCGCCGGTTTTTCCGCCCAAGCCGCTGGGCTCCTGCACGCTGTGCGTGGCATCGAAGACGACGGGCACCCCGAGCGAT
Coding sequences within:
- the prfA gene encoding peptide chain release factor 1, whose amino-acid sequence is MREILDQQLARFEELERQLSDPEVLANSARVGAIAREHGTLNRLATKYRRFKDLNQQIADANEMIKGADADLRELAESELPTLRAEREKLWDELLDMTIGGEDANRNRCVMEIRAGTGGEEAALFARDLYDMYKHYCEDHGWKVELLDMNPTELGGFKEIILGIDGDGAFRHLQYESGGHRVQRVPETEAKGRIHTSAATVAVLPEPEDVEINIKPEDYRLDLFSASGPGGQHVNKTQSAVRLTHLETGLVVQCQDEKSQHKNKAKALRVLKTRLYERQREMEHAKRAEHRRTLVGSGDRSQRIRTYNFPENRLTDHRINLTLYKLDNILAGNLDPVIQALLDHDRQEQRQLMGTVE
- the rpmE gene encoding 50S ribosomal protein L31 produces the protein MKKGIHPKYMNTVVKCGCGNTFTTRSTVPEMKVDICNVCHPFYTGKLKFVDTAGRIEKFKSKFAAGYSSLQKKKKKEAPAPEPAAAES
- a CDS encoding tetratricopeptide repeat protein — translated: MIRFQSRFHCVRDIVAFTVLSCCALFLPGCGPASPPSSSGSPSSSNTTSSYNGQVQYRNDLLISAVGLLNSPEQFDDDAQNAAQLVERFNQWRRLAKGAEPNAKQSDSASAPAGENEQTSAPNPQDSLLATLPDNLLKTHFVRHLNDEPFDPAYDGNFLREAALLRDVANSIEPDKLDDVSVAQALFDWTVRNIQSEPPPLADDPPNQQWPALHLPVETVYFGAGTPLQRAWVFMLLARQRGLDVVLLATPDPRSPNQFRPWVTALVSEGELYLFDPTYGLPIPGPGGQGVATLSQAAADDAVLRQMDIPGDRIYPRKAADLQKVTALLEASPGYLEPRMKMLESHLTGHDRLVLSASPADLAEKLRGIKHVDQIKLWPQPYEVLEQRRSLPPPLQLAQRLEYMPFAIPADPEQAKHQSDSEEPQRPQRTVLPLRLGRLLQLRGLLGGSDRQRPANQQAGELSEIMENGAKYYYVRSLSTQEQIDEVNRLVRDHIEISPGRALSPEFPLAIQQRRDDAAYWLGIVSFEQGDYKTAAQYFGPMTLDPFPDGPWSNGARFNLARCNELQGNLAEAIQLYEADKSPQRYGNRLRAARLKEQLPKQRKPEKTNEKPTAASKS